A stretch of the Nitrospirota bacterium genome encodes the following:
- a CDS encoding mechanosensitive ion channel yields MLTWLPHIDSSVVLDGLKSILWLLSLLIIRTLIVRAISRNPTLSMEEKRRGVVSVRNTVVFALLVGLVVIWAHELEAFAVSLVALAAALVLATKELILCLSGAALRVGGKVYAVGDRIQIAGHRGVVLDHDVFATKLLEIGPGQASHLYTGRVTVFPNSLLFTNALVKENPGQEYGLYILTVPLKDKDEWRDAERHLLDAAKAECAPFMEEAGRHMKLLEQTTLLEAPSPEPRITIQLTDAGRIQLVLRFPAPDRGRSRIEQAILRRYLTASN; encoded by the coding sequence ATGCTGACGTGGCTGCCGCACATCGATAGCTCGGTCGTGCTCGATGGGCTCAAATCCATTCTGTGGCTGCTCTCCCTCCTCATCATCCGGACCTTGATCGTCCGCGCGATTTCGAGGAACCCGACTCTTTCGATGGAAGAGAAACGCCGAGGCGTCGTCTCGGTCCGCAATACTGTGGTCTTCGCGTTGCTGGTGGGGCTGGTCGTCATCTGGGCGCACGAACTCGAAGCCTTTGCCGTGTCCCTCGTGGCGCTTGCCGCCGCGCTGGTGTTGGCGACGAAGGAACTCATCCTCTGTTTGAGCGGGGCGGCGTTACGGGTGGGCGGGAAGGTCTATGCGGTGGGCGACCGCATTCAGATCGCCGGCCATCGGGGTGTCGTCTTGGATCACGACGTCTTTGCGACTAAGCTCCTCGAGATCGGGCCGGGCCAGGCGTCGCATCTCTATACCGGTCGCGTGACGGTGTTTCCGAACAGCTTGCTGTTTACGAATGCCCTGGTCAAAGAGAATCCCGGCCAGGAGTATGGGCTCTATATCCTCACGGTGCCGCTCAAAGACAAGGACGAATGGCGGGATGCCGAACGGCATCTGCTCGACGCGGCAAAGGCAGAATGCGCTCCGTTCATGGAAGAAGCCGGTCGGCATATGAAGTTGCTTGAGCAGACCACGCTCCTCGAAGCTCCCTCGCCGGAGCCTCGTATCACTATTCAACTCACCGACGCGGGGCGTATCCAGCTGGTGCTCCGATTCCCGGCACCGGACCGTGGGCGATCGAGGATTGAACAGGCGATTTTGCGCCGCTATCTCACCGCATCCAATTAG
- a CDS encoding HDOD domain-containing protein, whose product MTQDGTQVVDSDITNEVRTRVHSQLRPLFDPQANSIPALRATCQKILNISGDTSSPDALAEVVSRDPGLTCKVLQIANGIAYSPQHSITSVVHAVSWLGLDTVRTLVATVQLMEQLEHQPDRRPLLGRLIAKALFAAAHASELGVAMHYPQPGQLFSAALLYSFADLVIAYQTPELFQALTAARTPEDEAKILGVSRARFATALAQTWVLPAGLMDLIGTPMPPAKSRWLTSQQLFVGLVAGSNQLVAAMADSPDPGVADLIRRALQRGTALTEPILQDAFTRAFDKGRQLSRSVGITEIVITQASSPVTVPLAVLPNNQPDSHTAPPIQTRPLETLQQFQASLQAAKDLNNLLSVLVHTLHDGGGFTRVALALLNPGDTDQLLGRVIVGVDPPDRYLASFTGSLSAQHPLFLHVLKGQDPYLFSKASGDEARSLSSVFSKTWRSSSAVLAPIRIGIRPIGLLYGDRGTDPNQVSPQDLQSFQLFLGQAILSLNRLAGVL is encoded by the coding sequence ATGACGCAGGACGGTACGCAGGTCGTGGATTCTGACATTACAAACGAGGTCCGCACGCGGGTACATTCGCAACTGCGCCCGCTCTTCGATCCACAGGCCAATTCAATCCCGGCCCTGCGGGCAACCTGCCAGAAAATCCTCAATATCAGCGGAGACACCTCAAGCCCCGATGCCCTTGCAGAAGTCGTCAGCCGAGACCCGGGGTTGACGTGCAAAGTCCTGCAGATCGCCAACGGCATCGCCTACAGTCCGCAACACAGCATTACGTCCGTCGTGCATGCGGTCTCCTGGCTCGGACTGGATACGGTCCGTACGCTCGTGGCCACCGTTCAACTGATGGAGCAATTGGAACATCAGCCGGATCGTCGGCCACTCTTGGGCCGCTTGATCGCCAAAGCGCTCTTTGCTGCCGCACATGCCTCCGAACTCGGCGTAGCGATGCACTACCCTCAACCAGGGCAGCTATTCAGCGCCGCCCTCCTGTACTCCTTCGCCGATCTGGTGATCGCGTACCAAACGCCGGAATTGTTTCAAGCCCTCACCGCTGCGCGGACGCCGGAGGATGAAGCGAAGATTCTCGGCGTATCGAGAGCTCGATTTGCCACGGCTCTGGCACAGACGTGGGTCCTGCCGGCCGGCCTCATGGATCTCATCGGTACCCCGATGCCCCCGGCGAAATCCCGATGGCTGACCAGTCAACAACTGTTTGTCGGACTTGTGGCTGGCTCGAACCAATTGGTCGCCGCGATGGCCGATTCGCCGGACCCCGGCGTCGCCGACCTCATACGCCGCGCACTTCAACGAGGCACAGCCTTGACTGAACCGATCCTGCAGGACGCTTTCACCCGTGCGTTCGACAAAGGCAGGCAACTCTCCCGTTCGGTTGGAATCACCGAAATCGTCATCACTCAAGCGTCATCTCCCGTCACGGTACCGCTGGCGGTATTACCCAACAATCAGCCGGACAGCCACACCGCTCCACCGATCCAAACCCGTCCCTTGGAAACGCTGCAACAGTTCCAAGCTTCCTTGCAGGCGGCCAAAGATCTCAACAATCTTTTATCGGTTCTGGTGCATACCCTGCACGACGGCGGCGGCTTCACGCGAGTAGCTCTGGCACTTCTGAATCCGGGCGATACAGATCAACTGCTCGGCCGAGTAATTGTGGGTGTCGACCCGCCGGATCGCTATCTGGCCAGCTTCACGGGATCGCTCAGCGCTCAACACCCCTTGTTCTTGCATGTGCTGAAGGGACAAGACCCCTACTTATTCTCGAAGGCTTCCGGTGACGAGGCGCGATCTCTCAGCTCAGTGTTCAGCAAGACCTGGCGCTCCTCGTCAGCCGTTCTCGCCCCCATCCGTATCGGCATTCGGCCGATCGGACTCCTCTACGGTGACCGCGGCACCGATCCCAACCAAGTCTCACCGCAAGACCTGCAATCGTTCCAACTGTTCTTGGGCCAAGCGATACTCAGCCTCAACCGGCTGGCCGGCGTGCTTTAA